GCAGCGGAGCTGCGCATTCCTGCCGTGTGCCCGGAGAACCGCTCAGCTTGGAAAATCCCTCCCAGGTCATCGAGCCCGACCATTCCCCCAGCACGAAACCGTgcccccaaatgccacatctacGTTTTgacacccccagggatgggactCCAGCAGATTCCCCGttcctgtgctcctgctctgcacccGGAGGTTggatggcagggctggggtgaggGTGGGCTCTGCCTCCCCCTGAGCAGTTTTTTTCTGCCCTCAGATGAAGCTGGACCAGCCCCTTTATTCCTCCTGACTTCCCTAGTTCTGTCCCTCACTGCCAAAAGCTTTGGTGGTGATTTTTACAGGAGAGGGCTTTGGCAGAGGTGCCACCACAGACCTCGTGGAGCGGGGCAGACGAGGATAAAAACCAGGTGTAAATAAAGGAGTTGCTATTTCAAACAGGTTTGGGtcgggctgagctgctgcaaggtgtggggcagctgtggggacaAGCACACAGCAGCACTCCCCAGTCCCCATCCCGAGCAGGGCACTTCTGaaccccctgccctgctgcacccCTAGCTCCAGCACCGCTGCTGGGGCCTcatcctgccctggctgtgccacctccgctctgggcacagccctgctcctcaaAAACAAGGGCAGGGTCCCAAGTGCTTGGGAGGAGGAGCCCAAACccttccagctcctcaggaCGTGGTGCAGGACCTCTCCTGGGCCGGTCCTGGAGAGCACACGGACCTTGCACGGTGCCACCGGGGTGGCAGACGGGTCACACCACGTGGCCACCTTGGCTCAGCCACCGGGGCCGGTCCGTGGCACAGCCTGGCGTGCCCTCAGGTCCCCCTGGGGCTCCGGGGATGGCACCCagcttggcacggagcagggCTTGCAGCTCCTGGTCTCCCAGCTCGGCGGCTGCGGCGAGGGCCAGCAGGAAGTAGGAGGCTGCATCCTGTTCATCCTGAGCAGAAAGCAGGGCACAGGCGTTAGGAAGGGGCTCACGGGGCAGGAGGGaactggagcagagcctggggggTCCCGGCAGGACCCAGGGACACCTGATGCCACTGGAATGCTGCTAAGTCCCAGCACTTCTTTCCAAATTACCTTCCCCCCTTCAAAGCCAGAAGATGCGACCTCCACCCTCAGCTCTCCGTCCAAGGCACGGCACCACGGGAGATCTCCTTGCTTACCTTCAGCTTGTGCAGAGTCAGGTTGCCCAGGTGCCAGTAGACCTTGCAGTAGTACAGggcctctgctgagctctgcagcacgGGGGGACGCATGGCCAGGGTCTTCAGGTAGCAATCCTCGGCCATCTCGTGCATGTGCAGCAAGTCATAGGCTGTGGCCAGGCGGTGGAAGGcaaccagctcctgcagctggtcCCCTGCAAAAGAGAGGGGTGGGATCAACCAGCTCCTGGCATGGatgtggaaaagaaatgggTGGGATCAACCAGCTCCTGCCATGGatgtggaaaagaaatgggTGGGATCGACCAGCTCCTGCCATGGATctcctggaaaacagaaggGTGGGATcaaccagctcctgcagctggtcCCCTGCAAAAGAGAGGGGTGGGATCAACCAGTTCCTGCCATGGATGTGGAAAAGAGAGAGGTGGGATCAACCAGCTCCTGGCATGGATGTGGAAAAGAGAGGGGTGGGATCGACCAGCTCCTGGCATGGatccatggaaaagagagggGTGGGATCAACCAGTTCCTGCCATGGATGTGGAAAAGAGAGGGGTGGGATCAACAAGCTCCTGGCATGGatgtggaaaagaaatgggTGGGATCAACCAGCTCCTTCCATGGATGCCATGGAAAACAGAAGGGTGGGATCAACCAGCTCCTGTCATGGATCCCACAGAAAAGAGAGGGGTGGGATcaaccagctcctgcagctggtcCCCTGCAAAAGAGAGAGGTGGGATCAACCAGTTCCTGCCATGGATGTGGAAAAGAGGGGTGGGATCAACCAGCTCCTGGCATGGATCCTCTGGAAAAGTTGCTGATCCAGCTCAATCtatccccagccctgctgagccactTTGGATGCATTTTCTCAGCAGCCTGGGGGCATGGATACCTCTGAGAGGAAAGAGAGGCATGGGCAGGGTGGTTGATGCCACAGCTGGACAGATTGGCCCAGGAGTATCATTCAGCCAGGAGATTTTTTTGGGTGGTAGAGGGGCTGTTACAAGACTGGTCCCATCCCAAACATTTAAGCTGGCTTTTTGCCCATCCAAGCTATTTTTGTAATGGGAAGGGGTGAGGTTTTTAGCAGAACCAGGACAGAGAGGAACTGCTGAGTCCTGTGCTTTCACCAGACTTCCCGTGCTCTGGGGTAACAAAACCCTCTGCTgtcacagctgaaaaaaaaagggaagtggCCTTAAAAAGATGTCTTGACATTGGGTAAGAGTAGGTCCAGCAGtgtcaggaaagcaggagaTCCCCTTTTCACATGGATCCTGTTCTCATCCACAAGATTCAGTGGctccccccaaaaatcacccGCTGCCCAGTAACTCCCAGTAGCTCCCAGTAACTTTTGGGTGTAAATCACTCACCGACCCTgaggctgagcctggctgcCAGCGTGGCAAACTCCAGAGCCTTCTCGTAGCCCTGCAGGCTGATCTGCAGCTCGGCCAGTTTATTGAACAGCCGCAGCTCTGTCTGGGTGGCCTTGAGTTTcctggccaagggcacagcacCTCCCTAAGGAGAGAGAATGGTGAGTTCAGGATGTTCCTGGAGGGATCAGCACTGCCTGAGAGgggtggcagagcacaggacaaggagcaaagcaggggatgggcactgcagctTTAGGTTTTAGTCCCTTCTTTCCCttgaaaatgagttttaaatCCCAGAGCGTGGCTCTCATAGCCTGATCCTCACATCTCTGCCCTTCCTTGTGTGCCTGGAATTCTGACTGGGTGTACTAAGACTTAACACCACCAGGATCTGTAACGGAAGGAgcccattcccaatcccaaacgatctctggggttttttgcacACCTGTGCTCTCCCATTCTGGCACCCTCAGGATCACCCCATCCCTCTCCACCCTCCATCCTTGGGGCAAAGCCCTCCCCAGCCACCACCccgtggggacagagggacagaaatGCTCAGAGGGCTCCATACCCTGTAAAACTCCACTGCCCGGGCCCTGTTCCGGCTGCCATTGAAGAAGGTGTCACCTGCTTTCTCATAAAGATCCATGGCCAAGGAGAAGTTGTCCCCTTTCAGAGCAGTCTGGATGGCTGcctggaaggaaaaaggggcTGGAGTGGCATTTGGCGAGGCAGAGACATTGGTGTGATTAAACAAACCCCAGATTTTAGGAGCTGCTCTTCCACTTTGCAGCTCAGCTGATAAAATAATGCTGGAGATGGAGAGGTGCCAGAAGTCTTCAACTCCAAGGACTTCCCTGGCACTCACGCCTTATTTATGGATATTTCAATGAGAACTGCTCACTTGACACCTCCAGCTTCTTTTGGCACTCCCACATCACTTTCTGACTCAATGAATTCACCtcttttcaccccaaaatcctctAAACTCAGtggatggaaagaaagagaggaaattcaGTGCCTGAGGGGAAGGCAAGAGctcctccttccagcagcaggtTTACAGTGCTCAgaactttttcttcccccaaaagGCTGTGGTGGGAATGcatggcacagctccagccacccCCTCCATACCTGGAAGTACATCTCCACCAGCTCATCCTCCTGCAGAAGATAATAGAgttttcctgcctgcagccaggccTCTGCTGCCTTCGCAGCCTCCTCGAGGTCGATGAAGATCCTCAGGCTCTGCTTGGTGCAGTCCAGGGATTGTCTCAAAGCCCTGTGATGGCAACAGGCAAAAAGCCACCTCAGAGGAGtcacagagctgtccccaggccacCTCCCCATGGCACTGACCCCCTGCCCTCTCCTCCTCTAGTCACCAAAGGCTGGGGACCAAAGGACATTGTCAGCTCTGAGCAATGTGTCCTGGTAGGATCACGGACATCTCCATGCTTTAATGTTCAGGTTTAAGGTGGCTTTTGGCCACCTTAGGACAATTCAGGACACCAGTGGTCCCACTCAGGCTGCTCCTCACCTCTGTGGGATAAAAAGGGCTTCATCCAGGTCACCCACAAACCCAATTTGCCTCCCTAAACCGAGTCCCAAAGTCACTCCCAGCTCCACAtgggagcacaggcagggaatgCTTGTACTCACATCTCCCAGACAGCACCCGGCACCCAAACCCACACCTTTGCCTGGTGTTTGTCCCTTGTGCAGCCATGGAGAGAGCTCTGGCTCCATGTCCAAGCcccttttccagcccctggTCACTGGAGCACCCAGGGCCAGGCAGTGGGATGAGCCAGAGGGCTGgacacagagccagcagtgtCCAGGGCAGTTTGTTTGCTTGGTGTCTCTCCTGCTGGCAAGCAGGCCCAGCTGTCCTGGGAGCCCAGGGAATGGGGTGCTTTGTGATCCTAAATAGCACCGTTCACATGACAGGCATCTGCTCCCTAAATACCTTCCCCCTGCACTCACCGTGGCCTGGCTGGGGAGGTGAACctcccagctggggacagccctgcccaTTTGTCCTTCTGGGACTGGGAGCTGGCTCTCCACACTTTGATCTGATTGCCTTCAAGGTGTGTGGCCTGTCtcagccctctcctctcctctcctctcctctcctctcctctcctctcctctcctctcctctcctctcctctcctctcctctcctctcctctcctctcctctcctctcctctcctctcctctcctctcctctcctctcctctcctctcctctcctctcctctcctctcctctcctctcctctcctctcctctcctctcctctcctctcctctcctctcctctcctctcctctcctctcctctcctctccctgtcctgcagTGTTAGGCAGGAGATTAAAGGTGAGCTGATACCAGGTTTTAAGCACctcctgtgggttttttaagcACCTCCTGTGGCTCTTAAGTCCCTCCCTGGGGACAATATCACAGCAGATATGGGAAGGGCAGCCTTGGCAGCTGGAGGCTGCAACCAGACTTACTCAAAGAGCAGATAAGGAGCCTGTTCTTGCTGGGGAGTGGTGATTAATCATTGGGATAAGCTTCCAAAGGAAGCAATGAATTCCCTGCCACCCTGCTGAAGGCTGGATGTGTCTTGGAAAACTTTGTTTGGCCGGGCTCCAGCTCTGTCTGGGACAATGTTTGCCCAGCTCTGGTTGACATTGAGCTGCTCCCTCTCAGAGCACAGCTGACAGCTCATAAATCTCAGAACCAGAACTGTGGGGCAGGTGGAGCCACCACACCCTGCTCGAGGGACACCCCAGGAGAGCCACTGCACTCTGGCAgcatggcacagccccagccactCACTCAGGTGTGCCCACAGCCTGGTAGAGCTGGCTGAGGGCCTGCCTGGCACTGGCCTCcagctccctgtcctgcagctgccGTGCCAGGGACGCCCAGTGCTCGTGGTAGGTGATGCAGGCCCGCAGGTCGGGGCACACTCTGCTGTAGAAGTGGCACAGACGCTCCGTGACGTGCAGCTGACCtgtgtggcacagggacagggagaaggaCGGCTCAGGGGACGGCGTTGGGCACCTGGTGGGGTCGAACACCGCCCGGCTCCCCTCTATACTCACTCCTCAGGTTCTGCCACTTCAGGCCAAACCCCAGCGCCAGTTCATAGCAGAGTTTGGCGTCTTCCGTCCTCTGCCTGTCCACCGTGGCCTgtgccagccacagcagcacGTGTGCCAGCTCCATGTCCAGCTCTTGGTGCCCCTGGAGCTCGGCGTAGAGCCGCACTGACCACAGCAGGTAGAGCTCGGCCAGCTGGGCGGCCCCACACGAGAGGCTCAGCTGGCCCAGGTTAGCCAGGGCCACGGCCTGATTCCTCCTGCCGCCCGTCTCCTTGGCCTTGTGCAGGGCCCTCAGGAAGTTCTCCGCGGCCTCCTGGACGTGCCCCTGGGCCCCGAGGGCCACGGCCAGCAGGTTGTGCACGGCCCCGCCGGGGTTCTGGCCGGCCGTGCCGCGCAGGGAGCGCAGCAGCGGCCGCAGGACGTCCCCGGCAGGGCCCGGCCGCTGCTGCAGGAGGTACACCCAGCCCAAGCACAGCGAGGACTCAAaagcctcctcctcccccagcagcctgcccagggctgccgCCCTGGCTGCGTAACGAACGGCCCCGTCCAGCAGCCCGTGCTGGAGGCACGTCCTGGACAGGACGGCGCAGAGCGTCCTCTGCATGGGCACGGCCCTGCTCTCGCAGCAGAACTGCAGCGCTTGCCTCAGGTACAGACAAGCCAGCGCTgggatgctgctcctgcccagctgctgcttccccagcagctTGGAAGCAGCCTGGAGGATGAAGCCAGCTCTCCAGATGGGCGTCGGTGTCCCCTTGGCGCTGCTGGGAACAAAGGACCTGACGGAGGCCAGCGCGATGTTCGGCAGGCACTTCTTGTCATAGAGGTAGCCCAAGGTGGCAGCGGCATCCAGTGGCCCAGCACGGGTGCCTGGGCTGAGCCAGGTGCTGCTGAGACACTGGAGGTGCTCCAGAAAGGGCAGCACCTCCTCGGTtctgcccagctgcaggaagagcttgGCAATGAGGAAGCAGATCCGGGCCTCCAGCGGAGCGTTGCCCACAGCGATGGATTCCCTCAGGATGTAGGTGAGGAGCTCCAGCTCGTTCTCCGAGCTGAAGGAGCGGCCAGGCAGGCACACGAGCAGCGTCACCGTCTTCCCCAGCAGCGAGGAGAACTTGTGCTTCATGTTCTGCTTCAGGTAGACGGAGGCGAGGCTCACGTGCAGCGCTGCCAGCAGGGGCAGGTCCCCAAAGCCCCTGTCCAGGACACTCATGGCTTCCTCCAAGTACACCCGGGCCTGGGAGAACTTGACCTTTTTGATGCAGAGCTTCCCCAAGAGGAAACAGAGCCTGGCGTGAGCCCAAACTGAACCAGTCCTCTTGGCCCAGTTCCGGGAAGTCTCGAGGTACAGCACCAGTTCATCCTCATCAGAGAAACCGTAAAAAGTGgagtggagaaaggaaaagctgagatcGTAAAAGCTTTGAAAGCTGGGCACGAAACTGTCTTGGTTGAGGAAGGTCAATATGGGGTCAAAGACATCAGCATCCTCCATGTGTCCAGCGTTGAGGTCGATGAAGAATTTGGGATAATCCAAGTcatccagcttctccaggagaacaTCTTCCAGCGTGGCAGGGGCTGTTTCACTGCCTGGGCTGGACAGCTCTGAGGTGCTGCTGGTAGCCCAGTCATTGATTTCCTCCCAGGACTGGAGCACTTGGATTTCTCTACTGCCATGGAGAGCAGCCTCTGGAAGGGACGGGGAAGCCACAGTGGGATCAGGAGGAAAGTgttccctgtggctgccccatccctggaagtgtccaaggccaggttggacggggcttggagaaacctgggatagtggaaggtgtccctgaccatggcagaggatggggctggatgacctttaaggttGCTCCCAACCCACGCCATTCTCTGATGTTTCCTCCTGTCCAAATTCACCCTCAGAAGCCGTCACCAAAGCCTCCCCCTCCGTCCCCTCCTCATACTCACCTGGTGGCACTTGTGGGAACACGGCTGTGGGTTCAAACCCCGCTGTGCAAagagacaaacagaaaacaaaaccccaaatccttggTCGGTGCCACTGTGCAGAAATCAGCTGAAGTCCCAAAGCCACCCAGCCAGAACAGAGAAAGTGagagccccccaaaaaaaaccctggccCTGGTCCTTCAGGCCAGCATCTGCCAGGGTGAATCCCAGCTCGGCAGCAGAGAAGGTCCCTACAGACTCCAGCATGGCAGGGCCACCTCCTGAGGACACCTCCAGCCTCCATCACCAGGCTGAGCACGGGTTTGTGCTGCCTCCACCCCAGAATTTGCCTCCACTGCACTCCCACGATCTCTCCaggccctgcccagctcttcctGGGGATGCAGGGACTGGGATATGAGGAGAGGGGACACTCACCCAGCCTGTACACAGAGGTGATGTCAGTGTGCGCCAGGTCCCCCAGGAGGGTGGCAAAGTGCTGCTCGTCACCATTGCAGGGGATGTGCAGCACTGGGCACTTCTCCTCTTCGCTCAGGAACACAAAGCCCTTTCCCCTGGGGTGGGGCAGGAGGAAAGAGTCAGCGTGTCCCCGGCCCCTGACACTGCAGCTGCCccgtggggtggggtgggatggcatgggatgggatgggatgggatgggatgggatgggatgggatgggatgggatgggatgacatgggatgggatgggatgggatgggatgggatgggatgggatgagatgggatgggatgggatgggatgggatgggatgggatgggatgggatgggatgggatgagatgggatgggatgggatgagatgggatgggaaaggaagttttcccatctcttctcttcctcccacCACAGAAGTTGTGTTGCAGATGAACACAGGATTTTGGACACCTTCCCCATCCAGGTTCTCCACGAAGGAACAGAAAGGCACCAGAGGAAAGGACCTATTGGTCTTTTTTGGAATCCAGAAGCCACAGGATACCACCTGATCTGCTCTGTCCCTTCTGGAGTGTCAGAGAAAAGTGCTACAACTCACCTTGAGTGACTCTGGGAGGGGAAAGCCCAGCAGACCTTGGTTAAAACCTTGTCCTCCTACAGACACTCCTGGAGAAGCCTTTTGGGATGGGCATGGAATGGAAGCCACCAACAGAGACAGCTGCTGAGCCAGGGTGGGATTTacaccctccctccctccctggacAGCTCTTGCTGTGTCCTTGGGAGGGTGTGGAattctgctctgtgccagtggCCGTTCTGCCCCCAcacccagggcaggaggaaggaaagcaggatTTGTTTCCTCGGCAGGGAATGCTCTCCCCACCCTTGCCAGGCTCCCAGCCCCTCAGAGCTACAAACTGAAGACATTTCGAGGACAAACTGGGAAGCCAGCTTGCAGGAAGCCAGATCAAGCCAGGGCTGGACCTGCTCCTCTCCAAGAATCACCTGAGGCAGGTGAAATGCAATTTCTTTgtctgggctgcagcagagcctggccaaAGCTTCTGCTCACACCTCAGACCCACCCTCTGGGAAGGTCCTGCAAAGGGAATCACCTGCCCTAGGCTCTCACACAGCCTTGAGGGGGGATTTGGAGCCTCCCCTCCCTTTTCTCCAGAATTAAATTGAAATCAACTCACAGAGGTTCGCAAGCCTCGGGATTTACGTGTTGGGTGGGAACGAAGCCAATGCTCCTGGTGCTGAGGGATTTGCCCACAAaccagggcagcccagggatGAAGAAGCCAATGATTTCTATAGGATCTCCTTTGGAGAAGCTCAGTTCATCCCACGCTGCTCCTCTGTGGTCCTTGGTGGCGATGCACCTGCCTCTGACTGGGAAACCAAGGCAAAAAAGGGAATTTCAGTGGGATCCCTGCTAAAACCTCCTCACTGGAAAAGACCTGGGCGGGGAGAGGCCGTGATTCCAGCTGGAGGGGGCTGCCTCTCTCTCCCCTAAGATTTATTGTGAACTTGGATCCAGCTCTCTGCCATTTCTCCTTGAGAAGTGGATTATAATACAAAATAGAAGAGGGATGGATAAACTCCACACCTCTGCgagctgcagcctggaaggTGACTGGAAATACAAATTTTCACAGACACTGCCCTATCTCAAGTCTGCCAGGAGTGAAATCCTGGACAGTGCAAATGTCCATCCCTCCATGACAAAGTCACACCTGCAGGGACCTCCTGTGTCCAgcttgctctgagctggggtTAAGGGCTGGGGCACAGGTTTCATGTGAGCACAAGGTGAGAACCTCATGATTTGAAACCTCACTCctgaaagaattaaaagagGTGTTCTGAGgaacacagagagcagagagctgctggtgaCACCCTTCTGCCACTGGCTTTTCCCTGTcccacttcatttttttatgtttcttttaattcttttagtTCTTTCCTCAGAACACAGAGAAGTTTGCAACTTCTGATCTGCACTCCAGAGAGTCCAGAGATGCAGCATTCCCTCAGAGCAGCTCGAGTGGGGTCAGTCCCAGAACAACAAATGGAATTGTGCTCGTTTGTGGCCAAACCCGGGTTTTGGGAcatgcccagccctgggacagtGCCTTGCACAGGTGCCACTCACCAATGGCCCGAGAGCTCGTCCCGCTGATCTCCTGGGAGAGGCCAAAACTCACAGCATAATTCCTCAGGAACCACCTGCAAGGCAAAAGGGACCCTCACTGGTCCTCTGTGAGCACTCCTGACCTCAGGCCAGCCCAGGGATGGTGTCACACCACAGGGGAGGAGCAGGATAAATTGCTTTCTCCAAGTAAAAGGCTCAGCCAGGTGACCAATGTGAAGCCTCACTTTGGCTGGCATTGCCTGAATTTTTTCTGCCGCTCCTTCATCTGTTAATCAGAGATAACCTCACGTATGGCCTCAACCAATAGCTTACAAAAGCCACAtctgaacaaaaaaaccacatctGAAGTAGGAGCATGTCCTTGCTGTGTCCCATCGACAGAGAACGCATTGATTCCAGTCTTTATGCCTAATGTGGATCCTCCTGGAAATATACTCACAGAATTGTGAGGCTCTTGCCCTTTGCCAGGGGCAAGAGGAGTTTCCCAGCCAGCCTTGGTGCCAGTCATGCACCAGGATCAGGGAAGAATCCTGGATTGAGCCCTTGAATTCACCACTTACTGGTAAAAGGGGTGAGGTATTGGCTCCAGAGCTGTCACGGGCACCACGCCTCGCTGCCCCCGTCAGCAGGGACATCCCTTCCCATTTGGAATCCTGTCCAACGCTCTTCACATGGATCAGCTcgttcctgcagagctgcagaccctcctctccctcctgctccaaCTTGCAGACGCCGGGCACTGCCCTGCAGAAAAAGTTCCCTGCAGAGGGAGAGTCAGAGGTTGGATCAGTGCATCAggggctccagcacagccctgctggaggaTTTTCAGGAATTCCCCACATGTGCATTCCCATCACACCTTCCTGGAGGAGCAGATCCATGTAGATGGTGGCCAGGTGCTCCTCATCCACGGTGACCCTGAGCTCCGTGTCCTCCACCAGGGCACAGTCCAGCCAGAACTCCTgggcaaagagcagctgctccaggcaggtcCCCACGTACCCTGAGAAGCCAAGAGGGGGATCAGGATCAGCACCTCCTTCCCGGGGCAGCAGGAAGGGTCTTGGGGGTTTCCAAATGTCAGGCAAAAGCTTCtaattttttctccaaaatttcCCAGTAGGAATCCTCCTGATTCTCACTGATCCAAACAGAGATTTCATAAACTACAGATTGCAAAGTTTTCTAATTCCTCACTGTCCACCCTGAACATTACAGTTCTGTAGTGTCAGGCAATGCCTTCTCCAAAAACCCTCCTGACACTGTCTGTTGAGACCGTGGAAACTTTACCTAAAGTCAGGTAGGTGGAAAACCTCCAGACTTCCTCCAGGGTTTTGAAGGTGAGGAGGAAGCGATCCTCGTGTGCCTGCATGCCGACCAGCCTGGCTGACAGCTCCTGCACAGGGGAGACAAAGCAGCATCAAGGGACACTCCTGGAGCCTTGAAatccagcagggaaggagagttCAGTCCAGGCATCCTCTCTGTGGCTGGGATTTGTTCCTATAAAACCCAGCCTGAGGACTCTGTGCCTGTCTGGAGCTGTCACCTCCAGCAGGGACACGGATTTGGTGATCCCAGCCCTGTGAATTCCTGGCTATTTAGGCTCAGATCCCCCCAAAACAACACAAGGCTCAGCTTTGCCTCTCACTTGCCATCAAGTTCATCTTCCCCATCATTCCAGTCCCCTCCAGAGTCCCCTGCAGTGGCCTTGGAGGAGCTCCTctgtcgccctgttcttttgatAGTTTTAGAGTTCTTCTAGAAGTTcctatgccttctgatatttacatgtttcagctgagttttctcacacatgttcatgtaaataatgattgttttgcattctctttgtgggtggagagaattgatggactgttggtttgaccagtgtggttggagaggtaattccatcctccaatccactgtcacttttgctgTTGTATAAAAACTAGAGTCAGCAAATAAAGTTAGCTTTTTTTGAGTTCTTTGtcctttccttttacatctaaCCTACTTCTGTGAGAGTTATCTCGTGTCACAGTGCGACACGCCTCAGCTGGGTTTGGTGCCCCAGCACGCCTGGCACCATTCCAGGAGCATGCCAGCGTGCTGGCACGGGGTTTGTACCTTGAACAGGGCACAGACACTTCTGTCATCGCTCCCCAGAGCCCACAGCTTCTTCCTGGCAgcttcctggagctgggaattgcgGCACCGGCAGGAGCGGCTCTCCACGGAGAAGGAGAGCGAGAGCTCttggaagggaaaagaggaggatgaaaggggaggaggaggagctccgtggcacccagagccacccctgccactcagagccacctctgccaccctgccagggccaccagAGCCTCCAGGCTGGCTGTGATGCTCACACAACACAAGCCCAGCCCCTCCTCGTCCTTCAGCCGCCAAGGTGAGACCCGAGGCACGGCGGGGAGCCAGGAAATCCCTGAGAtgccacaggcagctccttACCTGGGGGAAAGGTGTCCCTGagagccagcagcaccacagaggGCTCCGGGGAGCCGTGTCCTGCCTCGGGAgcggggctgctctgctctgccagcccagccttgcctggagaggaggggacacggcagagctgctgggaaatgTTGTGCCAGAGCTCTTGGATGTCCTGCCTCACTGAGAGctcctgggagcacagccctgcacgTCTGGCTGGGGACTCTGGAACCACCCTGAAGTCATGCTCAAGGTTGGAGAGATCCGTGGGAT
This portion of the Vidua macroura isolate BioBank_ID:100142 chromosome 15, ASM2450914v1, whole genome shotgun sequence genome encodes:
- the SH3TC2 gene encoding LOW QUALITY PROTEIN: SH3 domain and tetratricopeptide repeat-containing protein 2 (The sequence of the model RefSeq protein was modified relative to this genomic sequence to represent the inferred CDS: deleted 1 base in 1 codon), whose translation is MPKGSCTAANPSLLLLDLGFGQRCPRGCPQCLGLQNSPRCSWQRMPAVLPAAPTVTREKHRAGRSSRITASPGWRMRDGPQLHIPAGEECESCWPRSPELLPRGDRLHRRGQCWRDTSTAPGTHPRGTAPGTRPHLHPQGMASGKAGLAEQSSPAPEAGHGSPEPSVVLLALRDTFPPELSLSFSVESRSCRCRNSQLQEAARKKLWALGSDDRSVCALFKELSARLVGMQAHEDRFLLTFKTLEEVWRFSTYLTLGYVGTCLEQLLFAQEFWLDCALVEDTELRVTVDEEHLATIYMDLLLQEGNFFCRAVPGVCKLEQEGEEGLQLCRNELIHVKSVGQDSKWEGMSLLTGQRGVVPVTALEPIPHPFYQWFLRNYAVSFGLSQEISGTSSRAIVRGRCIATKDHRGAAWDELSFSKGDPIEIIGFFIPGLPWFVGKSLSTRSIGFVPTQHVNPEACEPLGKGFVFLSEEEKCPVLHIPCNGDEQHFATLLGDLAHTDITSVYRLAGFEPTAVFPQVPPEAALHGSREIQVLQSWEEINDWATSSTSELSSPGSETAPATLEDVLLEKLDDLDYPKFFIDLNAGHMEDADVFDPILTFLNQDSFVPSFQSFYDLSFSFLHSTFYGFSDEDELVLYLETSRNWAKRTGSVWAHARLCFLLGKLCIKKVKFSQARVYLEEAMSVLDRGFGDLPLLAALHVSLASVYLKQNMKHKFSSLLGKTVTLLVCLPGRSFSSENELELLTYILRESIAVGNAPLEARICFLIAKLFLQLGRTEEVLPFLEHLQCLSSTWLSPGTRAGPLDAAATLGYLYDKKCLPNIALASVRSFVPSSAKGTPTPIWRAGFILQAASKLLGKQQLGRSSIPALACLYLRQALQFCCESRAVPMQRTLCAVLSRTCLQHGLLDGAVRYAARAAALGRLLGEEEAFESSLCLGWVYLLQQRPGPAGDVLRPLLRSLRGTAGQNPGGAVHNLLAVALGAQGHVQEAAENFLRALHKAKETGGRRNQAVALANLGQLSLSCGAAQLAELYLLWSVRLYAELQGHQELDMELAHVLLWLAQATVDRQRTEDAKLCYELALGFGLKWQNLRSQLHVTERLCHFYSRVCPDLRACITYHEHWASLARQLQDRELEASARQALSQLYQAVGTPEALRQSLDCTKQSLRIFIDLEEAAKAAEAWLQAGKLYYLLQEDELVEMYFQAAIQTALKGDNFSLAMDLYEKAGDTFFNGSRNRARAVEFYRGGAVPLARKLKATQTELRLFNKLAELQISLQGYEKALEFATLAARLSLRVGDQLQELVAFHRLATAYDLLHMHEMAEDCYLKTLAMRPPVLQSSAEALYYCKVYWHLGNLTLHKLKDEQDAASYFLLALAAAAELGDQELQALLRAKLGAIPGAPGGPEGTPGCATDRPRWLSQGGHVV